A genomic region of Gloeocapsa sp. PCC 73106 contains the following coding sequences:
- a CDS encoding glutathione S-transferase family protein, with product MFKVYGDVNSGNCYKVKLLLSQLKLPFEWIEIDILKKETRTPEFLTINPNGRIPVLEWETGHFLWESNAIMHFLSEGTEFLPCDRLQRAQVLQWLFFEQYSHEPYIATSRYLIRYLKGEEKYQKVLAEKRPLGYAALGVMEKHLKEHPFFVGDVYSIADIGLYAYTHVAAEGGFDLSQYTAILAWFERIQSQLNYLKIG from the coding sequence ATGTTTAAAGTATACGGTGACGTCAATTCCGGTAACTGTTATAAAGTAAAATTATTACTCTCTCAGCTCAAATTACCCTTTGAATGGATTGAGATTGATATCCTTAAAAAAGAAACGCGTACTCCTGAATTTTTAACTATAAACCCTAACGGAAGAATTCCGGTACTCGAATGGGAAACGGGACACTTCCTCTGGGAATCTAACGCAATTATGCACTTTTTGAGTGAAGGAACTGAGTTTTTACCCTGCGATCGCCTGCAACGAGCTCAGGTGCTGCAATGGTTGTTCTTTGAACAGTATAGCCATGAACCCTATATCGCCACATCTCGCTATTTGATTCGCTATCTAAAAGGTGAAGAAAAATACCAAAAGGTTTTAGCAGAAAAACGTCCTTTGGGTTATGCAGCTTTAGGTGTAATGGAAAAGCATTTGAAAGAACATCCTTTTTTTGTCGGAGATGTATATTCAATAGCTGATATCGGACTATACGCTTACACTCACGTAGCAGCAGAAGGGGGATTCGATTTGTCTCAATACACCGCTATTCTGGCTTGGTTTGAACGTATCCAATCCCAGCTTAATTACCTCAAGATCGGATGA
- a CDS encoding recombinase family protein, giving the protein MTTIAYSYLDPLLDNISELEKWDVDRIYQDLGKREQLEQLLLDCQSNPPQRLLVRSLVELGDSLTEISDRLTQLEGLGIEVIALAQDYQSSPIKANLVQLLTAIQTNLNSRRLRQGHARNRIQALPPPGKPPYGYRRGQDRYLIDRATAPVVKDFFEHFLLYGNLRQGVRYLAKKYGKKIAVSTGRHWLTNPVYRGHLGGSQGKIILNTHAPILSPGEAAQIDRLLRRNASLPPRTASASRSLAGLVVCQECHSSMTITRVTQRYNKIEYLYLRPVNCPRQPKCKAIAYSEILKATIERICLDLPSAVSKLETTGLIEFKTTLDAQISQKQAIIEQIPTLETEGIFDEQSAQIRIYQLKTEIAALNDQVAQLPPINLQAIANTVSLPEFWFDLSEVERRFYFREFIQQITIIRLNCDSNLWKVELLFIF; this is encoded by the coding sequence ATGACTACAATTGCTTACAGCTATCTTGACCCATTGCTAGATAATATCTCTGAGCTTGAGAAGTGGGATGTTGATCGTATCTATCAGGATTTAGGTAAGCGAGAACAGTTAGAACAACTGCTTTTAGATTGTCAAAGTAACCCACCCCAACGCCTGTTAGTGAGAAGTTTAGTAGAATTGGGAGATTCTCTGACAGAAATTAGCGATCGCCTGACACAACTAGAAGGGTTAGGAATAGAAGTAATCGCTTTAGCGCAAGATTATCAATCCTCTCCCATTAAAGCTAATCTAGTACAATTACTAACAGCGATTCAAACCAATCTTAACAGTCGACGTCTGCGTCAAGGACACGCACGCAACCGAATTCAAGCTCTTCCCCCTCCGGGAAAACCTCCCTATGGTTATCGTCGTGGTCAAGATCGCTATCTGATTGATCGCGCTACCGCTCCTGTAGTTAAAGATTTTTTTGAACATTTCTTGCTCTACGGTAATCTGCGTCAAGGAGTCCGTTATCTCGCTAAAAAATATGGTAAAAAAATTGCCGTATCTACTGGACGCCATTGGTTAACCAATCCCGTTTACCGTGGTCATTTAGGCGGATCTCAGGGTAAAATTATTCTCAATACCCACGCTCCCATTCTTTCCCCTGGAGAAGCCGCTCAAATCGATCGCTTACTGCGACGTAACGCTAGCCTACCCCCTCGTACTGCTAGTGCTTCTCGTTCTTTAGCTGGGTTAGTGGTGTGTCAGGAGTGTCACTCCTCCATGACGATTACTCGCGTCACTCAGCGCTACAACAAAATAGAGTATCTTTACTTACGTCCCGTTAACTGTCCCAGACAGCCCAAGTGCAAGGCGATCGCCTACTCTGAGATTCTCAAAGCTACCATTGAACGCATCTGTCTCGATTTACCCAGCGCTGTCTCTAAATTAGAAACAACAGGATTAATAGAGTTTAAAACCACTCTCGACGCACAAATCAGCCAGAAACAAGCAATTATCGAGCAAATACCCACCCTAGAAACCGAAGGTATTTTTGATGAACAGAGCGCTCAAATACGTATTTATCAGCTTAAGACAGAAATTGCCGCTCTTAACGATCAAGTCGCCCAGTTACCCCCCATTAATCTCCAGGCGATCGCTAACACCGTCTCTCTCCCAGAATTTTGGTTCGATTTATCTGAAGTAGAACGTCGCTTTTATTTCCGAGAATTTATCCAGCAAATTACTATTATTCGTTTAAATTGTGACTCCAACCTCTGGAAAGTAGAGCTATTATTCATTTTTTGA
- a CDS encoding DUF4351 domain-containing protein — protein sequence MTRFIYDQFSKDYLEILLNPSGNVEVAKQLAGEIREIDLYFSPNSPNLPSTLGILARLAATDCLLEPYRNPVSTKEIKDCLLKLLQITAYKQREATRNNRSLSTQDSPRLWIITPTASREKLEQFGAKLQPDWVEGIYFLPESLRTAIVVVHQLPVTPDTLWLRLLGRGKVQRQGIDELVNLPPEYPYKSGILEVLYTLQKNLEINQKDGEDQELIMRLAPLYQEDRARAIQEGFELGKAEGEAKGKINLILRLLTRRFGDLDPEITNSIARLTPEKLESLEEMLLDFNTVSDLNEWLSDNSQKTDPS from the coding sequence TTGACCAGATTCATCTACGACCAATTTAGCAAAGACTACCTCGAGATTTTACTCAATCCCTCAGGAAATGTAGAAGTAGCAAAACAACTAGCAGGAGAAATTAGGGAAATAGACCTTTATTTCAGTCCTAATAGCCCTAATCTCCCTTCAACCTTAGGAATACTAGCCAGACTAGCAGCTACCGACTGCTTACTAGAACCCTATCGCAACCCAGTTAGCACCAAAGAAATCAAAGACTGTCTCTTAAAACTACTGCAAATCACTGCGTATAAACAAAGAGAAGCCACCAGAAACAACAGAAGTTTATCAACACAAGACTCACCGCGATTATGGATCATTACCCCAACTGCGTCAAGGGAAAAACTAGAGCAATTTGGGGCTAAACTGCAACCAGACTGGGTCGAAGGGATTTATTTCTTACCAGAATCATTAAGAACAGCGATCGTAGTAGTACATCAACTACCGGTAACTCCAGATACACTCTGGTTAAGATTATTAGGAAGAGGAAAAGTGCAACGACAAGGGATAGACGAACTAGTAAACCTACCCCCAGAGTATCCCTACAAATCAGGTATATTAGAAGTACTGTACACGTTGCAGAAGAATCTAGAAATAAATCAAAAAGATGGAGAAGATCAGGAGTTAATTATGAGATTAGCACCACTATATCAAGAAGACAGAGCCAGAGCGATACAGGAAGGTTTTGAACTGGGTAAAGCCGAAGGTGAAGCCAAAGGTAAAATTAACTTAATTCTACGCCTACTCACGCGCCGATTTGGCGATTTAGACCCAGAAATCACCAACTCAATCGCCCGATTAACCCCAGAAAAACTAGAGTCATTAGAGGAAATGTTACTGGATTTTAACACAGTTTCAGACCTAAACGAATGGTTGTCAGACAACAGTCAGAAAACAGACCCCAGTTGA